A stretch of the Streptomyces sp. NBC_00654 genome encodes the following:
- a CDS encoding TlyA family RNA methyltransferase — translation MAGVVRRRLDAELVRRELARSREHASQLIAEGRVTVGGNTATKPATQVETSAAVVVTKDDNDPEYVSRGGHKLAGALAAFVPLGLAVEGRRALDAGASTGGFTDVLLRAGAGHVLAVDVGYGQLAWSLRSDERVTVKDRTNVRELTLEAIDGEPVDLVVGDLSFIPLGLVLPALARCAAPDADLVLMVKPQFEVGKERLGTGGVVRSPQLRAEAVREVARRAWGLGLGVRGVTASPLPGPAGNVEYFLWLRAGAPELDPADVDRAVAEGPR, via the coding sequence GTGGCAGGAGTGGTACGTCGCCGTCTCGACGCCGAGCTGGTACGCCGAGAGCTCGCCCGCTCTCGTGAGCACGCGAGCCAGCTGATCGCCGAAGGGCGGGTGACCGTCGGCGGCAACACCGCGACCAAACCCGCCACCCAGGTCGAGACCAGTGCCGCGGTCGTCGTCACCAAGGACGACAACGACCCCGAGTACGTCTCGCGCGGCGGGCACAAGCTCGCGGGCGCCCTTGCCGCCTTCGTACCCCTCGGACTGGCGGTCGAGGGGCGGCGGGCGCTGGACGCCGGGGCGTCCACCGGGGGTTTCACCGATGTCCTGCTGCGGGCCGGTGCCGGACACGTCCTCGCCGTCGACGTCGGCTACGGGCAGCTCGCCTGGTCGCTCCGGTCCGACGAACGCGTCACCGTCAAGGACCGCACCAACGTGCGGGAGCTGACCCTGGAGGCGATCGACGGCGAGCCGGTGGACCTGGTCGTGGGCGACCTGTCGTTCATTCCGCTGGGGCTCGTGCTGCCCGCCCTCGCGCGCTGCGCCGCCCCCGACGCGGACCTGGTCCTCATGGTCAAGCCGCAGTTCGAGGTGGGCAAGGAGCGGCTCGGCACCGGCGGCGTCGTGCGCAGCCCGCAGCTGCGGGCCGAGGCGGTCCGGGAAGTCGCGCGCCGGGCCTGGGGCCTGGGGCTGGGCGTCCGGGGCGTGACGGCCAGTCCGTTGCCCGGACCCGCGGGAAATGTCGAGTACTTTCTGTGGCTGCGGGCCGGTGCACCTGAGCTGGATCCCGCGGATGTCGACCGTGCAGTGGCGGAGGGGCCTCGTTGA
- a CDS encoding DUF1015 domain-containing protein, translating into MNTSGPAVQGLRLIPFRGLRYVPEQVGSLAAVTSPPYDVVVRPDGLHHLESADPHNIVRLILPQADTAEARHRQAAETLGRWLAEGVLAPDPAPALYVYEQRNSEILQRGLIGALALSPAADGIVLPHEDVMDHIVEDRADLMRTTQAHLEPLLLTYRGDGRPTGVANVIERVTDRPPLLATTTEDGFSHRLWAVTDPAERAEAETGLSHHQALIADGHHRWATYLRLQREQTAPGPWDFGLVLLVDTARYPLQVRAIHRLLRGLPVTKAVAALTGLCRVRKTEGPLPLALDALAEAAAEGNAFLLAGDGGFHLVDRPDPALLARTVPADRPPAWRTLDATVLHSTLLDHVWRIPDAPEHISYIHDTAAAVEQAERLGATAVLMHPVREEVVRDLARQGVTMPRKSTSFGPKPATGLVLRSLDIG; encoded by the coding sequence ATGAACACATCAGGTCCCGCCGTGCAGGGGCTGCGGCTGATTCCGTTCCGCGGGCTGCGTTACGTCCCCGAGCAGGTGGGCAGCCTCGCCGCGGTGACCTCGCCCCCGTACGACGTCGTCGTCAGGCCCGACGGACTGCACCACCTGGAGTCGGCGGACCCGCACAACATCGTCCGGCTGATCCTGCCGCAGGCGGACACCGCCGAGGCCCGCCACCGGCAGGCCGCCGAGACCCTCGGCCGCTGGCTGGCGGAGGGCGTCCTCGCCCCGGACCCCGCACCGGCGCTCTACGTCTACGAGCAGCGCAACAGCGAGATCCTGCAACGCGGGCTGATCGGCGCCCTGGCGCTCTCGCCCGCCGCCGACGGCATCGTCCTCCCGCACGAGGACGTCATGGACCACATCGTCGAGGACCGGGCGGACCTCATGCGGACGACCCAGGCCCATCTGGAACCGCTGCTTCTCACCTACCGCGGCGACGGCCGGCCGACGGGCGTGGCCAACGTCATCGAGCGCGTGACGGACCGCCCACCCCTGCTCGCCACCACGACGGAGGACGGTTTCAGCCACCGTCTCTGGGCCGTCACCGACCCCGCCGAACGGGCCGAGGCGGAGACCGGTCTCTCCCACCACCAGGCGCTCATCGCCGACGGCCACCATCGCTGGGCGACGTACCTCCGGCTCCAGCGCGAGCAGACCGCGCCCGGCCCGTGGGACTTCGGCCTGGTCCTCCTCGTCGACACGGCCCGCTACCCGCTCCAGGTCCGCGCCATCCACCGGCTGCTGCGCGGCCTGCCGGTGACGAAGGCGGTGGCAGCCCTCACCGGCCTCTGCCGCGTACGGAAGACCGAAGGGCCGCTCCCCCTCGCCCTCGACGCCCTGGCGGAGGCGGCAGCCGAAGGCAACGCGTTCCTCCTCGCGGGCGACGGCGGGTTCCACCTGGTGGACCGCCCGGACCCGGCCCTCCTGGCCCGTACGGTCCCGGCCGACCGCCCCCCGGCCTGGCGCACCCTGGACGCGACGGTCCTGCACTCCACACTGCTGGACCATGTCTGGCGAATCCCCGACGCCCCCGAACACATCTCGTACATCCACGACACCGCGGCCGCCGTCGAGCAGGCCGAACGGCTCGGGGCGACGGCCGTGCTGATGCACCCGGTACGTGAAGAGGTCGTCCGGGACCTGGCCAGGCAAGGCGTGACCATGCCCCGCAAGTCGACGTCCTTCGGCCCCAAGCCGGCCACCGGCCTGGTACTGCGCAGCCTCGACATCGGCTGA
- a CDS encoding sporulation protein — protein sequence MGFKRLLASMGAGGASVETELTEANVVPGGVVQGEVRIQGGSVDQQIEGLSVGLQARVEVEGNDQETKQDIEFTKLSLGGAFEVRAGAVHVVPFGLEIPWETPITMFAGRQLHGMNIGVTTELEIARAVDSGDLDPINVHPLPAQQAILDAFGQLGFGFRSADMERGHIRGTRQRLPFYQEIEFFPPQQYRGLNQVELTFVSDDREMDVILEMDKKPGLFSEGSDSYRAFKVSLTEFQQTDWAAYLNQWLSQVGGQRNWL from the coding sequence ATGGGCTTCAAGCGGCTGCTCGCGAGCATGGGTGCCGGTGGTGCTTCGGTGGAGACCGAGCTCACCGAGGCCAACGTCGTCCCCGGTGGGGTCGTTCAGGGCGAGGTGCGGATCCAGGGCGGATCCGTGGACCAGCAGATCGAGGGGCTCTCCGTCGGTCTCCAGGCCCGGGTCGAGGTCGAGGGCAACGACCAGGAGACCAAGCAGGACATCGAGTTCACCAAGCTGAGTCTCGGCGGTGCCTTCGAGGTGCGGGCCGGCGCCGTGCATGTGGTGCCGTTCGGCCTGGAGATTCCGTGGGAGACGCCGATCACGATGTTCGCGGGCCGGCAGCTGCACGGCATGAACATCGGGGTGACGACCGAGCTGGAGATCGCCCGCGCGGTGGACTCCGGTGACCTCGACCCGATCAATGTGCACCCGCTGCCCGCCCAGCAGGCCATCCTGGACGCCTTCGGGCAGCTGGGCTTCGGCTTCCGCAGCGCGGACATGGAGCGGGGTCACATCCGCGGTACGCGGCAGCGGCTGCCGTTCTACCAGGAGATCGAGTTCTTCCCGCCGCAGCAGTACCGGGGCCTGAACCAGGTGGAGCTCACCTTCGTCTCCGACGACCGCGAGATGGACGTCATCCTGGAGATGGACAAGAAGCCGGGTCTCTTCAGCGAGGGCAGCGACTCGTACCGGGCGTTCAAGGTCTCGCTGACCGAATTCCAGCAGACCGACTGGGCCGCGTACCTGAACCAGTGGCTGTCCCAGGTCGGCGGGCAGCGCAACTGGCTCTAG
- a CDS encoding HAD hydrolase-like protein, with protein MSDQQYASRPRGSRTALSEAYDTALLDLDGVVYAGGQAIVHAVESLGTARDGGMHLAYVTNNALRTPDAVAEHLTELGVPAEPTDVITSAQAVARLMSDQLPSGARVLVIGGEGLRVALRERGLVPVDSADDGPVAVAQGYGGPDMAWGRFAEASYAIARGLPWFASNTDLTIPSARGIAPGNGAAVEVVRIATGAEPQVAGKPLPPMHRETVLRTGAERPLVVGDRLDTDIEGASNGGVDSLLVLTGVTDAARLLAAGPHHRPTYVDRDLRGLLTGQPEVTVTGGVFRCGDWTAFVREEALVLEGGDGDGDGDGDVIDGLRALCGAAWTFAGEGSCGLDAGKAIAVLGL; from the coding sequence ATGAGTGACCAGCAGTACGCGTCCCGGCCGCGCGGGAGTCGCACGGCGCTGAGCGAGGCGTACGACACGGCCTTGCTCGACCTGGACGGGGTGGTGTACGCGGGCGGGCAGGCGATCGTGCACGCCGTCGAGTCGCTGGGCACCGCGCGGGACGGCGGGATGCATCTCGCGTACGTGACCAACAACGCGCTGCGGACACCGGACGCGGTGGCGGAGCACCTGACCGAGCTGGGCGTACCGGCCGAACCCACCGATGTGATCACCTCGGCACAGGCGGTGGCCCGGCTGATGTCGGATCAGCTGCCGTCCGGTGCCCGGGTGCTGGTGATCGGCGGGGAGGGGCTGCGGGTCGCGCTGCGCGAGCGCGGTCTGGTGCCGGTGGATTCGGCGGACGACGGACCGGTCGCGGTGGCACAGGGGTACGGCGGGCCGGACATGGCGTGGGGGCGCTTCGCCGAGGCGAGCTACGCGATCGCCCGGGGACTCCCGTGGTTCGCGTCCAACACCGATCTGACCATTCCGAGTGCCCGCGGTATCGCGCCCGGAAACGGTGCCGCGGTGGAGGTCGTACGGATCGCCACCGGCGCCGAGCCCCAGGTCGCCGGGAAGCCGTTGCCCCCCATGCACCGCGAGACCGTGCTGCGGACCGGGGCCGAGCGGCCGCTCGTGGTCGGCGACCGGCTGGACACGGACATCGAGGGGGCGTCCAACGGAGGCGTGGACTCGCTGCTCGTGCTGACCGGAGTGACCGACGCGGCGCGGCTGCTGGCCGCCGGGCCGCACCACCGGCCGACCTATGTGGACCGGGACCTGCGGGGGTTGCTGACGGGGCAGCCCGAGGTGACGGTGACCGGTGGGGTGTTCCGGTGCGGGGACTGGACGGCCTTCGTACGCGAGGAGGCCCTGGTGCTGGAGGGCGGCGACGGGGACGGAGACGGCGACGGCGACGTGATCGACGGGCTGCGGGCGCTGTGCGGGGCCGCGTGGACGTTCGCCGGCGAGGGTTCGTGCGGGCTGGACGCGGGGAAGGCGATCGCCGTGCTCGGGCTGTAG
- a CDS encoding ABC transporter ATP-binding protein, whose translation MQRLTADSVTLGYDRRIIAENLSVEIPDNSFTVIVGPNACGKSTLLRALARMLKPSAGQVLLDGQTIHRMPAKQVARTLGLLPQTSIAPDGITVADLVARGRYPHQGLLRQWSPEDERVVVESMESTGVADLSDRYVDELSGGQRQRVWIAMALAQQTPLLLLDEPTTYLDIQHQIDVLDLCAELHETRGRTLVAVLHDLNHAARYATHLIAMRDGEILAEGAPSDVVTAELVERVFGMRCQVIDDPETGTPLVVPAARKKRRAGAVTDTVTDTGAAGGADGEAGDGGAGDGGAVKASARAV comes from the coding sequence ATGCAGCGCCTCACCGCGGACTCGGTGACCCTTGGCTACGACCGGCGGATCATCGCCGAGAACCTCTCGGTGGAGATTCCCGACAACTCCTTCACGGTGATCGTCGGGCCCAACGCCTGTGGCAAGTCGACGCTGTTGCGTGCGCTCGCCCGGATGCTGAAGCCGAGCGCCGGTCAGGTGCTGCTGGACGGGCAGACCATCCACCGGATGCCCGCGAAGCAGGTCGCCAGGACGCTGGGGCTGCTGCCCCAGACCTCCATCGCCCCGGACGGCATCACCGTCGCGGATCTCGTCGCCCGCGGCCGGTATCCGCACCAGGGGCTGCTGCGCCAGTGGTCGCCGGAGGACGAGCGCGTCGTCGTCGAGTCGATGGAGTCGACGGGCGTGGCCGATCTCTCCGATCGCTATGTCGACGAATTGTCCGGCGGTCAGCGCCAGCGGGTGTGGATAGCCATGGCGCTCGCGCAGCAGACCCCGCTGCTGCTCCTCGACGAGCCGACGACGTATCTCGACATCCAGCACCAGATCGATGTGCTGGACCTCTGCGCCGAACTGCACGAGACGCGGGGACGCACGCTCGTGGCGGTGCTGCACGACCTGAACCACGCTGCCCGGTACGCCACCCATCTCATCGCGATGCGGGACGGCGAGATCCTCGCCGAGGGGGCGCCGTCGGACGTCGTGACGGCGGAGCTGGTGGAGCGGGTGTTCGGGATGCGGTGCCAGGTGATCGACGATCCGGAGACGGGCACGCCGCTGGTGGTGCCCGCCGCGCGCAAGAAGCGCCGGGCGGGAGCGGTCACCGACACGGTCACCGACACGGGCGCCGCCGGGGGTGCCGATGGGGAGGCCGGTGACGGGGGTGCCGGCGACGGCGGTGCGGTGAAGGCTTCGGCGCGGGCGGTGTGA
- a CDS encoding glycosyltransferase family 4 protein produces the protein MSQLRTVQVLGGGSAGSSAHVSSLAAGLIARGVQVTVCAPAAVDRAYGFPATGARFTPVPRRSDPAAVAALRAACAGADVVHAHGLHAAVRTALALSGRTVPLVVTWHTRTHAEGARRRMLHLLERRAARAAAVVLATSSDLVDRARSRGARDARLAPLSVPLARFPGAAPDGKARAELGAVGRPLLMAVGSLVPHRGFHTLLDAARVWRELDPEPLLIIAGEGRDRAALQRRIRDEELPVVLIGSREDVGELLSVADVALLPSRWEARSPLAQEALRLGVPLVATAVGGVPELVGNAAELVPYGNAEALARAVVRLLGDPARCEQLAREGRVQAASWPTEDDTIAHVLSVYDELAQPLAAARPR, from the coding sequence GTGTCACAGCTGCGTACGGTCCAAGTCCTGGGCGGCGGCAGTGCGGGCAGCAGCGCGCACGTCAGCTCGCTGGCCGCGGGGCTGATCGCCAGAGGGGTACAGGTCACCGTCTGCGCCCCCGCCGCGGTGGACCGTGCCTATGGCTTCCCGGCCACGGGCGCCCGCTTCACCCCCGTGCCCCGGCGCAGTGATCCGGCCGCCGTCGCCGCGCTGCGCGCCGCCTGCGCGGGCGCGGACGTCGTTCACGCCCATGGGCTGCACGCGGCCGTGCGCACCGCTCTCGCACTCAGCGGCCGGACCGTTCCCCTGGTCGTGACCTGGCACACCCGTACCCACGCCGAGGGCGCCCGGCGCCGGATGCTGCACCTGCTGGAGCGAAGGGCCGCACGGGCGGCGGCCGTTGTGCTCGCCACCTCGTCGGACCTGGTGGACCGGGCCCGCAGCCGGGGCGCCCGCGACGCCCGGCTCGCACCGCTCTCCGTGCCGCTCGCCCGGTTCCCCGGCGCGGCCCCGGACGGCAAGGCGAGGGCCGAACTGGGGGCGGTGGGGCGGCCGTTGCTGATGGCCGTCGGAAGTCTCGTACCGCATCGCGGATTCCACACCCTGCTGGACGCCGCCCGGGTGTGGCGGGAACTCGACCCCGAGCCCCTGCTGATCATCGCGGGGGAGGGGCGGGACCGGGCGGCGCTGCAACGGCGCATCCGGGACGAGGAGCTGCCCGTCGTGCTCATCGGGTCCCGGGAGGACGTCGGCGAACTGCTCAGCGTCGCTGATGTGGCGCTCCTGCCCAGTCGCTGGGAGGCCCGGTCGCCGCTGGCGCAGGAGGCGCTGCGGCTGGGTGTTCCGCTGGTCGCCACGGCGGTCGGCGGGGTCCCCGAACTCGTCGGGAACGCCGCCGAACTGGTCCCGTACGGGAACGCCGAGGCGCTGGCCCGTGCCGTCGTGCGGCTGCTCGGTGACCCGGCGCGGTGCGAGCAACTGGCCCGGGAGGGGCGGGTGCAGGCGGCGAGCTGGCCCACCGAGGACGACACGATCGCCCATGTGCTGAGTGTGTACGACGAGTTGGCACAGCCGCTGGCGGCGGCCCGGCCGCGCTGA
- a CDS encoding SCP2 sterol-binding domain-containing protein: MATMAECRSALDRLSENLAGADGDVRSAAALDRSLSCHIKDLDITFTGRLADGRIRVLDTVEGPPREKAEIRLAMTGDDLVAMVNGDLNFAKAWGSGRVRLEAGFRDLLKLRALL, from the coding sequence ATGGCGACCATGGCGGAGTGCCGCAGCGCACTCGACAGACTTTCCGAGAATCTCGCAGGGGCCGACGGCGACGTACGCAGCGCGGCTGCCCTCGACCGTTCGCTGAGCTGCCACATCAAGGACCTCGACATCACGTTCACCGGCCGATTGGCGGATGGCCGGATCCGGGTGCTCGACACGGTCGAGGGCCCGCCCCGGGAGAAGGCCGAGATCCGTCTCGCCATGACCGGCGACGACCTGGTGGCGATGGTGAACGGCGACCTGAACTTCGCCAAGGCGTGGGGATCGGGCCGGGTCCGCCTGGAGGCGGGCTTCCGGGACCTGTTGAAGCTCAGAGCACTGCTGTGA
- the recN gene encoding DNA repair protein RecN — MSVLEEMRIRSLGVIDDAVVELSPGFTAVTGETGAGKTMVVTSLGLLLGGRADPALVRIGAKAAVVEGRITVSDGDAAALRAEEAGAELDDGALLISRTVSAEGRSRAHLGGRSVPVGVLAELADELVAVHGQTDQQGLLKPARQRQALDRYAGGGVDVPYVKYEGAYRRLRAVVSELDELTTRARERAQEADLLRFGLNEVAAVDPLAGEDAELAAEAERLGHAEALASAAALAHTALVGDPEDPEGVDATTVVAAAGRSLDAVRAHDPVLAALAERTGEISILLADVAGELSGYADQLDADPLRLAAVEERRAALTGLTRKYGEDITAVLAWAEEGAGRLTELEGDDDRIGELTAERDALRAELSGLGQALTDARTEAATRFADAVTAELASLAMPHARVSFAIRQTGAPDEDSGIDIGGRSVLYGPSGADEVELLLAPHPGAPPRPIAKGASGGELSRVMLAVEVVFAGSAPVPTYLFDEVDAGVGGKAAVEVGRRLAKLARSAQVVVVTHLPQVAAFADRQLLVEKTVDGSVTRSGVTVLEGEDRVRELSRMLAGQEDSETARAHAEELLATARADG, encoded by the coding sequence ATGTCCGTGTTGGAGGAGATGCGGATACGGTCGCTCGGAGTCATCGACGACGCGGTGGTGGAGCTGTCACCCGGCTTCACCGCCGTGACGGGCGAGACCGGGGCCGGCAAGACCATGGTCGTCACCAGTCTCGGGCTGCTGCTCGGCGGGCGCGCCGACCCTGCCCTGGTGCGGATCGGCGCCAAGGCCGCGGTCGTCGAGGGACGGATCACCGTCTCCGACGGCGACGCGGCCGCGCTGCGCGCCGAGGAGGCCGGTGCGGAACTCGACGACGGGGCGTTGCTGATCAGCCGTACCGTTTCGGCGGAGGGCCGCTCCCGGGCCCACCTCGGGGGCAGATCCGTGCCCGTGGGGGTGCTGGCCGAGCTCGCCGACGAACTGGTCGCCGTGCACGGGCAGACCGACCAGCAGGGGCTGCTCAAGCCCGCGCGGCAGCGGCAGGCACTGGACCGGTACGCGGGCGGCGGCGTCGATGTGCCGTACGTCAAGTACGAGGGGGCCTACCGGCGGCTGCGGGCCGTCGTCTCGGAGCTCGACGAGCTGACCACCCGTGCCCGGGAGCGGGCCCAGGAGGCGGATCTGCTGCGCTTCGGCCTCAACGAGGTCGCCGCGGTCGACCCGCTGGCCGGTGAGGACGCCGAACTGGCCGCCGAGGCCGAACGTCTCGGTCACGCGGAGGCCCTCGCCTCCGCGGCAGCCCTCGCGCACACCGCGCTCGTGGGCGACCCCGAGGACCCGGAGGGCGTCGACGCCACGACCGTGGTCGCGGCCGCCGGGCGGTCCCTGGACGCGGTACGGGCCCATGACCCGGTGCTGGCCGCGCTGGCGGAGCGGACCGGGGAGATCTCCATCCTGCTCGCCGATGTGGCCGGGGAACTGTCCGGGTACGCGGACCAGCTCGACGCCGATCCGCTGCGGCTCGCCGCGGTCGAGGAGCGGCGGGCCGCCCTCACGGGGCTGACCCGTAAGTACGGCGAGGACATCACCGCCGTACTGGCCTGGGCCGAGGAGGGCGCGGGGCGGCTCACCGAACTGGAGGGCGACGACGACCGGATCGGCGAGCTGACGGCCGAGCGGGACGCGTTGCGCGCCGAACTGTCCGGGCTCGGGCAGGCGTTGACCGACGCCCGTACGGAGGCGGCGACGCGTTTCGCCGACGCGGTGACCGCCGAGCTGGCCTCCCTCGCCATGCCGCACGCCCGGGTCTCCTTCGCCATCCGGCAGACCGGGGCGCCGGACGAGGACTCCGGCATCGACATCGGCGGACGGAGCGTCCTGTACGGCCCGTCCGGCGCCGACGAGGTCGAACTGCTGCTGGCCCCGCACCCCGGGGCGCCGCCCCGGCCGATCGCCAAGGGTGCCTCGGGCGGTGAGCTGTCCCGGGTGATGCTCGCCGTCGAGGTGGTCTTCGCGGGCTCCGCCCCCGTACCGACCTATCTCTTCGACGAGGTCGACGCGGGAGTCGGCGGGAAGGCGGCCGTCGAGGTGGGCCGCCGGCTGGCGAAGCTGGCCAGGTCGGCGCAGGTGGTGGTGGTGACGCACCTGCCGCAGGTGGCGGCCTTCGCCGACCGCCAGCTGCTGGTGGAGAAGACGGTGGACGGCTCGGTGACCAGGAGCGGTGTCACGGTCCTGGAGGGCGAGGACCGGGTACGGGAGCTGTCCCGGATGCTGGCCGGCCAGGAGGACTCCGAAACGGCCCGTGCCCACGCCGAGGAGCTGCTGGCCACGGCGCGCGCCGACGGATAG
- a CDS encoding NAD kinase, with protein sequence MTTNAARTVFLLAHTGRPAAIRSAELVVQGLLRSGLGVRVLATEAADLPLPPSVETVTDTTPGAVDGCELLIVLGGDGTLLRGAEFSRASGVPMLGVNLGRVGFLAEAERDDLDKVVDRVVTRAYRVEERMTLDVMVHSNGDIVHTDWALNEAAVQKVSPDRMLEVVLEIDGRPVTGFGCDGIVCATPTGSTAYAFSAGGPVVWPEVEALLMVPISAHALFAKPLVTSPTSVLAVEVQPHTPHGVLWCDGRRTVELPAGARVEVRRGAVPVRLARLHQASFTDRLVAKFALPVSGWRGAPN encoded by the coding sequence TTGACGACGAATGCGGCACGAACAGTCTTTCTTTTGGCACATACCGGCCGTCCGGCCGCGATCCGGAGCGCGGAGCTCGTCGTCCAGGGGCTGCTGCGCAGCGGCCTCGGTGTACGGGTCCTGGCGACCGAGGCGGCCGATCTGCCGCTGCCGCCGTCCGTGGAGACGGTCACGGACACCACTCCGGGGGCCGTGGACGGCTGCGAACTCCTGATCGTCCTCGGCGGGGACGGGACCCTGCTGCGGGGCGCGGAGTTCTCCCGGGCGTCCGGCGTACCGATGCTGGGGGTCAACCTCGGCCGGGTCGGCTTCCTCGCCGAGGCCGAGCGGGACGACCTGGACAAGGTGGTCGACCGGGTCGTCACCCGTGCGTACCGGGTCGAGGAGCGGATGACGCTCGATGTGATGGTCCACAGCAACGGTGACATCGTCCACACCGACTGGGCGCTCAACGAGGCGGCCGTGCAGAAGGTGTCGCCCGACCGGATGCTGGAGGTCGTCCTGGAGATCGACGGCCGGCCGGTCACCGGGTTCGGCTGCGACGGGATCGTCTGTGCCACCCCGACCGGTTCGACGGCGTACGCCTTCTCGGCGGGCGGGCCCGTCGTGTGGCCCGAGGTCGAGGCGCTGCTGATGGTTCCGATCAGCGCGCACGCCCTGTTCGCCAAGCCGCTGGTGACCTCGCCCACTTCCGTGCTGGCCGTCGAGGTCCAGCCGCACACCCCGCACGGGGTGCTCTGGTGCGACGGGCGCAGGACCGTCGAACTTCCGGCGGGCGCACGCGTCGAGGTGCGGCGCGGCGCGGTGCCCGTGCGGCTGGCCCGGCTGCATCAGGCCTCGTTCACGGACCGGCTGGTGGCGAAGTTCGCGCTGCCCGTGTCGGGCTGGCGGGGCGCTCCGAACTGA
- a CDS encoding DNA-3-methyladenine glycosylase: protein MNVDLLSHPAEEVAPKLLGSVLTCKTPEGTVSIAITETEAYSGEADPASHAYRGQTPRNAVMFGPAGHLYVYRSHGLHWCANVVTGTDGVASAVLIRAGRVIEGEGLARKRRGERVETPRLARGPGNFCQALGITGEHNGAELLTGTSVVLSEGESVPAALIQAGPRVGVSKAHDWQHRFCLAGDPTVSAYRLSPRAKPPAGA, encoded by the coding sequence ATGAACGTTGACCTCCTCTCCCATCCTGCTGAAGAGGTCGCCCCCAAGCTGCTCGGGAGTGTCCTCACCTGCAAGACCCCCGAGGGAACCGTAAGCATCGCGATCACGGAGACCGAGGCGTACTCCGGTGAGGCTGACCCTGCTTCCCATGCCTACCGGGGCCAGACACCCCGTAATGCCGTCATGTTCGGACCCGCAGGACATCTGTACGTCTACCGGTCCCACGGTCTTCACTGGTGCGCCAACGTCGTCACCGGGACGGACGGCGTAGCCTCGGCCGTCCTCATCCGGGCAGGCAGGGTCATCGAGGGGGAAGGCCTGGCACGCAAGCGACGAGGGGAGAGGGTCGAGACCCCACGCCTTGCCCGAGGCCCGGGGAACTTCTGCCAGGCACTCGGCATCACAGGAGAGCACAACGGCGCTGAACTCCTGACAGGTACCTCGGTCGTGCTGTCCGAGGGGGAGTCGGTACCTGCCGCGCTCATCCAGGCTGGCCCCCGGGTAGGCGTGAGCAAGGCTCACGACTGGCAACACCGGTTCTGCCTCGCCGGTGATCCGACGGTCTCGGCGTACCGACTGAGCCCAAGAGCCAAACCGCCCGCCGGAGCCTGA
- a CDS encoding tetratricopeptide repeat protein, with protein sequence MSLPKTLAEDVARNLVMVARLIDEDPEQAYAYARIALRLASRVAAVREAAGFAAYATQKYAEALAEFRAARRMTGSVDLWPVMADCERGLGRPERAMAMAGDPEVQKLDKAGQVEMRLVAAGARRDMGQIDAAIVTLQSPELASSSVQPWTPRLRYAYADALLEAGREDEAREWFAKALEADKDGSTDASDRLAELDGVEFVDALGDDEASGAEADAGADQDEDGTVDGAEVSDDEDEDEADGSAKA encoded by the coding sequence ATGAGCCTGCCGAAGACCCTCGCCGAGGATGTCGCGCGCAACCTCGTCATGGTGGCCCGGCTGATCGACGAGGACCCCGAGCAGGCATACGCGTACGCACGCATCGCCCTGCGGCTGGCTTCGCGGGTCGCAGCGGTGCGTGAGGCGGCCGGCTTCGCGGCGTACGCGACGCAGAAGTACGCCGAGGCGCTGGCGGAGTTCCGGGCGGCGCGGCGGATGACCGGGTCCGTGGACCTGTGGCCCGTCATGGCCGACTGCGAGCGTGGGCTGGGGCGGCCCGAGAGGGCCATGGCCATGGCCGGTGACCCCGAGGTCCAGAAGCTGGACAAGGCCGGGCAGGTCGAGATGCGTCTCGTCGCGGCCGGGGCCCGCCGGGACATGGGGCAGATCGACGCCGCCATCGTCACGTTGCAGAGCCCCGAGCTCGCTTCCAGCTCCGTTCAGCCCTGGACGCCGCGTCTTCGCTACGCGTACGCGGACGCCCTGCTCGAAGCGGGGCGCGAGGACGAGGCGCGTGAGTGGTTCGCGAAGGCGCTGGAGGCCGACAAGGACGGTTCGACCGACGCGTCGGACCGGCTCGCCGAGCTCGACGGGGTGGAGTTCGTGGACGCCCTCGGGGACGACGAGGCATCGGGCGCGGAAGCGGACGCCGGTGCGGACCAGGACGAGGACGGCACCGTTGACGGCGCCGAGGTTTCGGACGACGAAGACGAAGACGAGGCGGACGGTTCCGCCAAGGCGTAA